The Prochlorococcus marinus str. MIT 9301 genome segment TGTCTTCAGTTCGGTGGAGGAACACATGGTCATCCATGGGGTTCAGCTGCTGGAGCTGCAGCTAACAGAGTTGCTTTAGAAGCTTGTGTAAAAGCCCGTAATGCTGGTCGCGAAATCGAAAAAGAGAGTAGAGACATTCTTATGGAAGCTGCTAAGCATAGTCCTGAATTAGCTATTGCTCTAGAAACTTGGAAGGAAATTAAGTTCGAGTTTGACACTGTCGACAAGCTTGACGTTCAGGGTTAATTCAAGTTTCGAAATTGAGGAGATTAATTCTCCTCAAAATTATTAAAATCTCGTTTTTACGAGTAATTTCATTCACATTTTGATTAATTATGCCTTTCCAGAGCACAGTAAGCGACTATCAAACAGTTGCAACCCTGGAAACATTCGGTTTCTTACCACCGATGACCCAGGAAGAAATATATGACCAAATTGCGTACATAATTGCTCAAGGTTGGAGTCCAGTTATTGAGCATGTTCATCCAAGTGGATGTATGCAAACTTATTGGTCTTATTGGAAACTCCCATTCTTTGGGGAAAAAGATCTTAACTTGATCGTGAGCGAATTAGAGGCATGTCATAGAGCATACCCTGATCATCATGTAAGAATCATCGGATACGATGCTTACACTCAAAGTCAAGGAACAGCTTTTGTAGTTTTCCAAGGACGTTAAAGCTACTTATCGTAGTTAATATCTTTCTCCAAAAAAATTTTTGGAGAAAGTTTTTCAAAAAAGTTTTTAAAGAATTTCAAACTTGAAGATTATGTCAAAAAAAACCAGTAGAGAGATTGCACTTGAAAGAAGAAAGGCGATGAGTGATAGCGGTAAAAAAGCTGCTGCTTATTCTTCAACTACCAAAGATAGAGTTAGATCTTCTCAAGATATAAATATTTCTGGGACTCAGTCTTCTCCTAATAATCATAATATTTCAAAACCAGCTACAAAACATATTCCAAAAACTCAAGTAAACAGAAATTCTTCAACAAGTTTATCTAGTAAAGAGTTAGTAATAGAGAGAAGAAAAGCAATGTCTACCCATGGAAAATCAGCTATAACTTCATCCGATAGAACACGTACTGATGTTAAAAAAGAAAGTCCTGTAAACATAGTTAATTCAACTATAAATAAAAATCAAGAAAGTCAGGATTCAACTAGTACAGGATCTAAGTCCCTCAAACCCAGCGTTAAGAGAAGAATTAATCAGAAGAGAAAGCCTATTACTAATACAAGTAGAGATATTGTTTTAGCGAGAAGAGAAGCTCAATCTAAGCATGGTAAATCAGCAACTAAACAAAATACCAGTGCCGCTTCTTTGGCTAGAAGGGGTGATCCAGATTTAAGTAGTAGAGAAATTTCTCAAAGAGTGAGAGAGTTAAGAAGTAAAACTGGTGCTACAGGCAAAAAAGGTAATGGTAAATGTAGACCATGTGGTCCAAATAAAAATGGCTCCAAACAAAATATTGCAGATGCTAGCTGGAAAGTTGGTAAAAGTGAAACTGATTCAGGTCAAATAGTGACTGGAACACAAGCCAATAGATCTGTAAAAACTACAGGTAATGAAGCAAGTACATGTAGAACAGTTACAGGCACCCAATACATGGGAGCGGAAGTTGTTGATCAATTTTGTCAAGATAGACCAAGTTATAAACAACCACTTAGATCTACTGTTACTGCAACAACATCAGGGAATAAAGTGACTGGGAATGAAGTTGGTAGATCTGATAGGGTCACAGGCGATGAGCCAGGGACTTGTAAAAACCTTACAGGTACTGAATATGTATCTTCTAATCAATCACAGAAGTATTGTGGTGATGTTCCAAAAAATCCTTCAAAGGTTAAACACAGTACTACAACCGATGGATTAAAAGTATCTGGATCACTTCCTGGTAGATCAACCTTAGTTACTGGAGATGAATCAGGTTCTGGACATCAGTTAACTGGAGATCAATATCTTGGTTCTGAGCCAAATCCAAAAGGCAAAGCATTTGAAAAAGTAGGTAGCTACAACACTCTTAATGGGAGTAATGTAACTGGTACAGGGGTTGGAAGATCAGACCATATGACAGGCAATGAACATGGGAGTTGTAAGAATGTAACCGGCGATGAGTATATAGGATCTCAACAATACGAGAAGTTTTGCGGTTCAAAACCAAAACCAGAAGCTAGAAAAGTAGGTTTAAGCCTTTCTTCAAAGTCAAATTTAATAAGCGGCACTATGACGGGAAGATCAGAAATAGTAACTGGAGATGAACCAGGTTCATGCAAAGTGTTAACAGGAACACCATACGCAGGCTTAGATCAGATTAAAGAGAATTGTAATACTGAAACTTCTGAAGATATGAAATCAAGAGCAACAGTTAATTCTGGAAATAATTCAAATGCCAGACTTACAGGACAACAACCAGGAATTGGCGGAGTAATGACAGGTGCTAAGAAAGGTGCTTGTAAAAACCTAACAGGGACTCCTTATGTTGGTGGAGATCAGTTCTCACAAGCTTGTGATAATCCTCCAAATGATACTGCTTATGCTAATCCGGAAAAATCAGCAGGTAACACTTGGAACGAATTCTCTGTTAAATCACCATCAAGAGATAAATATTCTGAAAAAAATACTCAAGGTGTTACTGGCAATGAATATGAAAATGGTTCAAAGGTAACAGGACCTTTTGATATGGCAGTTGATAAGGTCACTGGTACTGAAAAATTTAGATTTGAACCGAATAAAAATATTACTTATAAACAAAAAATGGAAATTGAAGAGGCAGACCGTGCTGCAAAGACACCAGAAAAAAGAGTCGCATCAAGGATTACTGGTGAAGGACAATCAGTGGGAAACGTAACTGGTGATGATTGGGATCGCGGTGATAAGGTCACAGGCACAGAGGGAGCTTCTTCTAGGAAGCGAAATCCATCAAGAGCAGGATTCATGAGTGCAATGCCCCCTATGGAAATAAAAAGAAATGAGGAAACAGAAAAACCAGATTTCTTGATAACCGGATCTAGTGGTAATACTCGTGAGGGACAACTTGTTACCTTTTCAGGTGGTGCAAGAGGTTAACTAAATAATGCCTTTAAGAGGACTGGCTAAAGCCAAGAACTTCACATTGGGGCCAACCGCTCCAATGAAAACTTTTACTGAAAATATACATATACAAACTAAAGATTCAAATAATTTACGAAATTCTGGAAAGTCTCATAAATTAACCAATAATATTCAAAATGAAAATCTATTTAGGTATGAAAGCAAAATAAAAAGTGATTTTGACGAAATTGTTCCAACTCTCAAGGAAATTGCCCGAATTCAACATCACGAAGATTTTATAAATAAAGCTCAGAAAATATCAAGAAAAAATTTGGGAATAGATTTACCCCTCCATGTATTAGATAAATCTTGGGTTAAACCTCTTGATATGAGGGCTTTATATGCATGGTGTGCTTTCAAACAGCATGATAAACTTAGCGACAATTTTTTTAATAATGATCCACTTGAAGGTGCTGCTGGAAGTAGGGATGCGGAAGACTTTGAAAAATTTCTCTTAGATTGTGGAATACATTTACTTGATATAACTCCTTGTTCAGATGGAAGATTAGCTCATTCAGTTGCTTATGTAATGAGAATACCTTTTAGTTCAGTAAGAAGAAGATCTCATGCTGGAGCACTGTTTGATATTGAAAATACCGTTAATCGATGGGTAAAAACTGAACATAAAAGATATAGAGAGAATGTTCCTAATGAAGCTCATAAAGATACCAGGTACTTAAAAGTTGTAACTTATCATTTCAGTTCAGTAGATCCTTTGCATCAGGGATGCGCAGCTCATGGGAGTAATGACAAGTTAGCTGCAGCAGAAGGTAGAAATAAATTATATGCTTTCAAAGAGGCTGTAGAGAATAGCTTTTGCTGCGGAGCTTCTGTGGATTTAATGTTAATTGGACTTGATACAGACACTGATTCATTAAAAATACATTTATCAACTAGTGATGGCGGTATAGATTTAGAAAAAACCATTTCTACATTAGAAATTTATAATTCAACAATAAATTTTTCAAAAGAGGATGCAGAGAGAGAAATTTGCCAGACAATTTCTAAGCAATCTTCAAAAGATAAACTTAGTGGACTGGAAAAATTTACGTATAAATTAATTGTCAATAATATTTCTCAAATTGATTATGTTAAGAGTTTTCATAATGGTTCTTATGAAGATATTGGACATGCAGAGAGGTTTATTGGAGTAGGCATAGGTTTCAAAGAAGTACATCTCAGGAATTTAACTTATTTTGCTCATTTAGATACAGTCGAAGAAGGTGCTCCAGATTTAGATGTAGGAGTGAAGATTTTTACTGGATTAAATGTTTCTCAAGATCTACCTATTCCGGTAGTGATAAGATTTGATTACTCTGGAAAAGTTCCCGGAGCAAAAGAGAGGGCAATAAATGATTGTGAAAGAGTTAATAATGCGATATCAATTAGATATAAAAATTTAGTTGATCAAGGTTTGTTACATACTTGCTCTACTATTAGAGATAGGGACAACATTCATTCCGCCCAAATTATTGGAATGTCTTTAGATAAAAAAACAGAGGAGGCTCACTAATTATGTTAATTTGCAAGGTTGTAAAACCACTTGTCTCAACCAATAGGATTCCTGGTTTTGAACATAAACATCTGCAGGTTGTATTAGATGGATCTTCTAATAAAGTTGCAGTTGATGCTGTTGGCTGTAAGCCAGGAGATTGGGTTATTTGTGTTGGAAGTTCTGCTGCTAGGGAAGCAGCGGGAAGTAAATCTTATCCAAGCGATTTAACGATTGTTGGAATAATTGATCATTGGGATCCTGACAAGTCTTAAAAAGGAGGATGTAAATTGTGGAAATTATGAAGGTATTAGGAAGGATGGTATGCACTCAAAGGGTCGCCGGCTTAGGTCACATGAATTTACGAATTTTAGAAAATAATAAAGGAAAGAAATTAGTTGCTGTTGATCCTGTTGGAGCTAGAGAAGGTAACTGGGTTTTTACCTCTAGTGGCTCCGCCGCTAGATTTGCATGCCCTAATCCAGAAGTTCAAACCGATTTAACAATTGGCGGTATTATTGATTATTGGGAGAATGACTAAGGATTTTAACTTTATAAAATTTATTAAGAAACTATGTTGAAGGTATATTGTAATTAGTCTTGAATAAAGAATGTAATGTGGAATAAAAGAGAATCACCTTTGAGGATTGAAAAAAGATTTCAATTTGATCAATACTCCAAAATTAGTAAATTCATGGGGGAAATTGAGAAATTATGTAAAGAAAGGGATATCTATCCAAATATCAGCTTCGGTAAGAATTTTGTAAGTCTTTCAATATTTTTAGAAAATAAAGAAATATCAGAAAAGGAAAAAAACTTTTCAATGTATATTGATAAATTATATTTAGAAGATTAGTCCTTTTTAATAATTATTTGGCTTTGCAATATCTCTTTTGATTAAAGCCATTAAATATGTTGGTGCTTTATATCTACCAGGTAAACATCTATTTAAAGTTTCAAGATGACTCCAACACACTGTCTTTTCAATATCTTTAACTGAGTTTCCTTTTAAAATTAACAGTCTAAGAGCTTTGCAAAATAAAGGATAACCTGCTTCTAGTTCATCTATATTAAGCTTTGCTGCTGACATAGATCAAGGATTAATTATCAACTAATAATCTATACAACTATGGTGCACAATTGGTTCATATTTCAAATTTCTCAATAATTAGAAATTAATCTAGAAATGCGATGCAATCTATTTCAACTAAAACTCCTTTTGGTAGGGATGAAACTTCCACACAGGCCCTTGCTGGAGGATTCTCAATATTAAAAAAATCACTATATACTTTATTGACAATTTGAAAATTACTTAAGTCCGTTAAGTAAATAGTTGTCTTTATTACATCATCTATTTTGGCTCCACCAGCTTTAAGAACTTCTGCGAGATTTTTTAAAACTTGAAAAGTTTCCTTCTCTATATCACCTAAACATGTTATTTCATTTACAGCTGGGTCTATAGCAATTTGACCAGAACAATAGATAAAATCCCCAGCTTTTATTGCTTGATTATAAGGTCCTACTGGATCTGGAGCATTTGATGTTTTAATTACTTGTTTGGGAGCCATTTGTTTAAGAAGATACCTATCAATTTAAACCCATAAATCTTTATTTGCTCTTAAAAAAGTAAATTCTTCTAAATTTTTTGCTCTTAAGAACAGGTTTATTTTCATCTCTTCATCAAGTAAAAATGGAATTGTCAATTTATTAAGAGAAAGTTTTTTTTCAACTTCCGAAAGTTTATTCTTTAAATCTTGATCTTTTGGCTTGAGATTCAACGCCCACAATATATTTGACTTTGTATATTCATGTGCACAATATATGAGAGTATCTTTTGGTAAAGATTTGATTCTTTCTAGTGAAGAATACATTTGTTGATAAGTTCCCTCAAAAATTCTGCCACAGCCGCCAGAAAATAATGTGTCACCAATAAAAAGAACAGGGTTCTCCCCATTCAAAAAGAAGGCAATATGTGAGCTTGTATGTCCTAATACTTCAATTATTTTTACTTCTTCACCTAAAATATTCAAAGTTTCTCCATCTTCTACAGATACATTTTGAAAAGGGATTCGCTTTTTTTCTTTGGAGGAAGCAATCACCTTTACATTTTGCCATCTTTCAATAAGAGGCTTAGTCCCTCCAATATGGTCTGAATGATGATGAGTTTGTAAAATAGCTTTTAAGTGTAAATTGTTTTCATCTATATATCTAATTACTGGTTCGTGTACTGATGGATCTATAACTACAACTGATTTATCTTTTACCCATAACCAAATAACATTATCATTTAAAACTCTTAGTCCGATTATATTTTGAGCTTTATTAAATTCCATTGTTAACTTAGAATGAAGAATCCTTGGAAGAAATTGATCTATGTTTACTATAGCTTTACCAAAAGGAGCTCTGTTAAAAGATTCAATTTCAACTTTTAAAAGAGCTGGGTTAGATTTCTCTGATGCATTGGAGAAAAATAATAGATCATTAACTTTCGAATCAAATTGCAAACGGGCTAAAGCTTTATTGGTAAGGAATGGAGATGTTCCTGTTTATGTAAGTTATGGCCAAGCTGATTTGGGTATTGTTGGGTATGACGTTTTACGAGAATCTGAATTAAAAGTTGCAAAGTTATTAGATTTAGGATTTGGAGGCTGTCATATGTCGTTGGCAGTTAAGAAAAATAGCAATTATTTAAAACCAACTGATCTCCCAGCGAATTGTAAAGTAGCAAGTAAATTTATAAAGACAGCAAGATTTTATTTTGAAGAATTAAATATTCCTGTAGAAATTGTTCATTTGACAGGATCCGTGGAGCTTGGTCCTATTACAGGTATGGCAGAGGCAATAGTTGATTTGGTGGCAACCGGAAAGACTCTTAAAGAGAATGGTTTAATTAAAATAGATGATCTTTTCTACTCGACTGCGAGACTAATAGGAAACCCTTTATCTATGAGGTTAGATGATAATCATCTCAGAGATACGATTTTATCAATAGAATCTACTAACGATACATAAAAAAAGCTTAATGTTTAGTGATTTTAGAAGGATTAAAAAGTTAGGTAAATATTTAACTAAAGATAAAAAAACAATCTATCTAATCTTGATAGTATTGTTACCTGTTTCTTTCTCTGGAGCTATACAACCGTTATTAGTTGGTCAAGCGATTACCATTCTCAAAAATGAAACTACAGATGTATGGCTAAGTAAAACTTTTTTTGGGCAGTCAATTAATGCCATAATCCTAACTTTATTTATAACTGTTATTTTTAGGTTGGTTTTGCAAGGATACCAAACCTACAATATCCAAGCCGTGGGTCAACGTTTGACAGCAAGGATAAGAAGAGAACTTTTTGATCATTCAATATCTTTATCCCTTAGGTATCACGATAAAATGCCTGTAGGGAAATTATTAACGAGATTAACAAATGATGTTGATGCTTTGGCTGAGGTTTTTGGTAGTGGGGCAGTTGGAGTTATTGCTGACTTTGTAAGTCTTATAGTAATTTCTTTGACAATGCTTTCAATTGATAGAGGGCTTGCCATTTTACTATTGTTAACTCAGATTCCTGTTTCATATTTCATTATTTGGCTTCAAAAACGCTACAGAAAGGCCAATTATCAAGTGAGAGAAGAGTTATCTCAACTCAACTCTGATTTTCAAGAGAATCTTCAAGGTCTAGAAGTCGTTCAGATGTTTAGGAGAGAGGCTTTTAATAGTAAGAAATTTTCTAATACAGGAGTTGCTTACAAGAAAGCAGTAAATGGAACTATATTTTATGACAGTAGCATTTCAGCATTTATAGAGTGGATTTCTCTTGCCGCAGTTTCCTTGGTTTTAGCAGTTGGAGGGTATCTTGTTACTTCTGGAAATATTGGTTTAGGGACATTAACTACTTTCATTTTATATTCTCAAAGGCTCTTTGAACCTTTAAGACAACTTGCAGAGAGATTTACTCAGATTCAAGGAGGCCTTACAGCTGTTGAGAGAATAAATGAGTTATTGGATGAAGAAATTCAGATTCAAGACTCTATTTCTGCAAGAAATTTTGCAAAAGATGCTCAAACTGCCAATAAGAAATTTACGGGTAAGATTGAATTCAAGAATGTTAATTTCTCCTACAAAGAGGGAGAGCACATACTAAAGAATTTATCTTTTTTGATCAATCCTGGAGAGCATGTGGCTTTCGTAGGGCCAACTGGTTCTGGTAAAACAACCATAATTAGATTGTTGTGTAGATTGTATGAACCTCAATCGGGTCAAATTTTAATCGATGATATAAATATTAAAGATATTCCTATCGCAACACTAAGAAACATGTTGGGAGTTGTTCTACAAGATACTTTCATCTTTAGTGGAAATGTTGCTGATAATTTGAAACTAAATGCGAATATAGATAATCTTGAATTAGAAAATCTTTGTAAAGAATTAGGATTAACGGGTTTATTAAAAAAATTGCCAGAGGGTTTGAACACTTTTCTTAGAGAAAGAGGAGGAAATCTTTCCTCAGGAGAAAGACAACTTCTCTCAGTAGCTCGAGTAGCGATTAGAAATCCTGTTATTTTAATAATGGACGAAGCTACAGCGTTTATGGATCCATCTACAGAAGCCACTTTGCAAAAAGATCTTGAAAGGATTCTTACAAAAAGAACAGCACTAGTAATAGCTCACAGACTCGCGACTATTGAAAGTTCTGATAAGATTTTAGTCTTAAAAGGAGGATCATTAATCGAAGAGGGAACTCATATTGAATTGAGAAAGAAAAAGGGTTTATATTTTCAGCTTTCTGAGCTTCAAGAAAAAGGATTTGCGAATTTTTAATGATTTTTAGAAAACAAGGATCATCAATAAAAAAATCAACCAGTTTATCGAGAGAACAGCTGATAGATATTTATGGTTTAAATTCTTATGAATTTACTCAAAAAAATAAAGAAGAAATATTTATATGTAGTAAAAGTAAAGATTTAGATCTCATAGAACTAGATCAGCTTTTACAAACTGTTGGCTGGAGCAGAAGGCCTATTAGGAGAGTTAAAAGAGCTTTGGATTTTAGCATTTTGGTAGTTGGGTTATGGCGTCATGATAATAAATTTCCTAGGCTAGTAGGATTTGCAAGATGTACTGGGGATGGAATTCTAGAAGCAACAGTATGGGATGTAGCTATTAATCCTGTCTATCAAGGACTTGGACTGGGGAAAGAATTAATGAAATATATTTTGAAAGAATTAAAAAATATTGGTATTTCTAAAGTTACCCTTTTTGCTGATGCTGAAGTAGTAACATTCTACAAAAGACAGGGTTGGATATTAGAACCAAGAGGTACCAAATGTGCTTTCTGGTACGCAAATTAATTATTTTTGTAGTAGTCAGAATATATAGATTTTATCGATTCGCCCTTTAACCATCTTCTTCTTAAGTTCCAGTTCCTAAGTGCTTGCAGAAAAATATTTGTTCTTTCCCATTTCCTTGAACTTATAAAGATTGGTAAATTTAATTGTTTTAAATCTTTTTTATTTTTTAATCTTCTTAAAAAATCTACGTCTTCCATTAAGGGTATCTTTCTAAAACCATTATTCTTAAAATAATTAGTTTTATGAATAATTAAACCTTGATCGCCATAAGGTTGTTTGAAAAATTTACTTCTTAAATTTACAAGAATTTCGAGGACTCTAAAAATCATCTTTTTATGATTAATTTTAAATTTAAAATAGTAAATATAATTCTTGTCTCCCTTTAAAACTGAATTTATTTTTCTAAACCAATCATGAGTTAATCTTGTATCGGCATGTAAAAATATGAGCCACTCTCCTTTTGCATTCTTAGCACCAATATCTAGTTGTAAACCTCGATTTTTTTCATTTGATCGATATACTTTCGCCCCATATATGTTCGCCACATCAATTGTTCTATCTTCACTACCACAGTCAACAATAATAATTTCTCCCTCTTTATACGTAGTCAACAAGTCTGAAAGTAATAATGGTAAATTATTAGCTTCATTGATAGTTGGGATAATAATTGAGATTTTAAACAAATTGATTAATTTCTATTCTCGATATCAAATATTGTATCTATATCTATTTTTTTATCTAAAAACTCATATTTCAATTTTATAGACGCAAAATTATCAATTGTTTTTTTAAGAACATTTTCTGATCCCCACTTAATGTTAATAAAAGGTAAGTTTAGATGCGATGACATTATTTTTTCTGATAAACCAATAAGCCAATATCCTCCATCATTAGATGGTCCTAAAATAAGATCATTATGTTGTAGCTTTCTTAGAGTATTTAATAAATCTTGATGACATAAATCAGGAAGGTCAGTACCAATAAAAATAATATTTTTGATCTTATTTTGTGTACAAAATTTTTTGTTTATAATAATTTGCCTTTTCATTTTTTCTCCCAGACAGCCTTTCCCCTGTAAATTAAATCTTTTTATACCTAATTGTTTAGACCATCTTTTGCAATTTTTTTCCCCCAAACCAGATATAGCTATAGAAATATCAATTAGTTTAGTTTTTTGGAGAGATTTGGCGACTGAAATAGTGTGTTTTGTTATCACACTTTGTATTTTTGCCGAATTACTTTTACCTATATCTTTTGATAATCTTGTTTTGCATCTTCCAAAAGCATGCCATTTTGCCATGATAATAAGTAATGCTTTATCCAAAAATTTATTGCGATTATAAATAATTATATGCCTATAAAAAATAAAATTTTTTTAGAGGTT includes the following:
- a CDS encoding DUF3136 domain-containing protein, coding for MSAAKLNIDELEAGYPLFCKALRLLILKGNSVKDIEKTVCWSHLETLNRCLPGRYKAPTYLMALIKRDIAKPNNY
- a CDS encoding carboxysome shell carbonic anhydrase, with amino-acid sequence MPLRGLAKAKNFTLGPTAPMKTFTENIHIQTKDSNNLRNSGKSHKLTNNIQNENLFRYESKIKSDFDEIVPTLKEIARIQHHEDFINKAQKISRKNLGIDLPLHVLDKSWVKPLDMRALYAWCAFKQHDKLSDNFFNNDPLEGAAGSRDAEDFEKFLLDCGIHLLDITPCSDGRLAHSVAYVMRIPFSSVRRRSHAGALFDIENTVNRWVKTEHKRYRENVPNEAHKDTRYLKVVTYHFSSVDPLHQGCAAHGSNDKLAAAEGRNKLYAFKEAVENSFCCGASVDLMLIGLDTDTDSLKIHLSTSDGGIDLEKTISTLEIYNSTINFSKEDAEREICQTISKQSSKDKLSGLEKFTYKLIVNNISQIDYVKSFHNGSYEDIGHAERFIGVGIGFKEVHLRNLTYFAHLDTVEEGAPDLDVGVKIFTGLNVSQDLPIPVVIRFDYSGKVPGAKERAINDCERVNNAISIRYKNLVDQGLLHTCSTIRDRDNIHSAQIIGMSLDKKTEEAH
- a CDS encoding GNAT family N-acetyltransferase, which codes for MIFRKQGSSIKKSTSLSREQLIDIYGLNSYEFTQKNKEEIFICSKSKDLDLIELDQLLQTVGWSRRPIRRVKRALDFSILVVGLWRHDNKFPRLVGFARCTGDGILEATVWDVAINPVYQGLGLGKELMKYILKELKNIGISKVTLFADAEVVTFYKRQGWILEPRGTKCAFWYAN
- a CDS encoding carboxysome peptide B, producing the protein MEIMKVLGRMVCTQRVAGLGHMNLRILENNKGKKLVAVDPVGAREGNWVFTSSGSAARFACPNPEVQTDLTIGGIIDYWEND
- a CDS encoding carboxysome peptide A produces the protein MLICKVVKPLVSTNRIPGFEHKHLQVVLDGSSNKVAVDAVGCKPGDWVICVGSSAAREAAGSKSYPSDLTIVGIIDHWDPDKS
- a CDS encoding Rid family detoxifying hydrolase, translating into MAPKQVIKTSNAPDPVGPYNQAIKAGDFIYCSGQIAIDPAVNEITCLGDIEKETFQVLKNLAEVLKAGGAKIDDVIKTTIYLTDLSNFQIVNKVYSDFFNIENPPARACVEVSSLPKGVLVEIDCIAFLD
- a CDS encoding ABC transporter ATP-binding protein, whose product is MFSDFRRIKKLGKYLTKDKKTIYLILIVLLPVSFSGAIQPLLVGQAITILKNETTDVWLSKTFFGQSINAIILTLFITVIFRLVLQGYQTYNIQAVGQRLTARIRRELFDHSISLSLRYHDKMPVGKLLTRLTNDVDALAEVFGSGAVGVIADFVSLIVISLTMLSIDRGLAILLLLTQIPVSYFIIWLQKRYRKANYQVREELSQLNSDFQENLQGLEVVQMFRREAFNSKKFSNTGVAYKKAVNGTIFYDSSISAFIEWISLAAVSLVLAVGGYLVTSGNIGLGTLTTFILYSQRLFEPLRQLAERFTQIQGGLTAVERINELLDEEIQIQDSISARNFAKDAQTANKKFTGKIEFKNVNFSYKEGEHILKNLSFLINPGEHVAFVGPTGSGKTTIIRLLCRLYEPQSGQILIDDINIKDIPIATLRNMLGVVLQDTFIFSGNVADNLKLNANIDNLELENLCKELGLTGLLKKLPEGLNTFLRERGGNLSSGERQLLSVARVAIRNPVILIMDEATAFMDPSTEATLQKDLERILTKRTALVIAHRLATIESSDKILVLKGGSLIEEGTHIELRKKKGLYFQLSELQEKGFANF
- a CDS encoding ribulose bisphosphate carboxylase small subunit; the encoded protein is MPFQSTVSDYQTVATLETFGFLPPMTQEEIYDQIAYIIAQGWSPVIEHVHPSGCMQTYWSYWKLPFFGEKDLNLIVSELEACHRAYPDHHVRIIGYDAYTQSQGTAFVVFQGR
- the hisG gene encoding ATP phosphoribosyltransferase, with amino-acid sequence MFTIALPKGALLKDSISTFKRAGLDFSDALEKNNRSLTFESNCKRAKALLVRNGDVPVYVSYGQADLGIVGYDVLRESELKVAKLLDLGFGGCHMSLAVKKNSNYLKPTDLPANCKVASKFIKTARFYFEELNIPVEIVHLTGSVELGPITGMAEAIVDLVATGKTLKENGLIKIDDLFYSTARLIGNPLSMRLDDNHLRDTILSIESTNDT
- the csoS2 gene encoding carboxysome assembly protein CsoS2 encodes the protein MSKKTSREIALERRKAMSDSGKKAAAYSSTTKDRVRSSQDINISGTQSSPNNHNISKPATKHIPKTQVNRNSSTSLSSKELVIERRKAMSTHGKSAITSSDRTRTDVKKESPVNIVNSTINKNQESQDSTSTGSKSLKPSVKRRINQKRKPITNTSRDIVLARREAQSKHGKSATKQNTSAASLARRGDPDLSSREISQRVRELRSKTGATGKKGNGKCRPCGPNKNGSKQNIADASWKVGKSETDSGQIVTGTQANRSVKTTGNEASTCRTVTGTQYMGAEVVDQFCQDRPSYKQPLRSTVTATTSGNKVTGNEVGRSDRVTGDEPGTCKNLTGTEYVSSNQSQKYCGDVPKNPSKVKHSTTTDGLKVSGSLPGRSTLVTGDESGSGHQLTGDQYLGSEPNPKGKAFEKVGSYNTLNGSNVTGTGVGRSDHMTGNEHGSCKNVTGDEYIGSQQYEKFCGSKPKPEARKVGLSLSSKSNLISGTMTGRSEIVTGDEPGSCKVLTGTPYAGLDQIKENCNTETSEDMKSRATVNSGNNSNARLTGQQPGIGGVMTGAKKGACKNLTGTPYVGGDQFSQACDNPPNDTAYANPEKSAGNTWNEFSVKSPSRDKYSEKNTQGVTGNEYENGSKVTGPFDMAVDKVTGTEKFRFEPNKNITYKQKMEIEEADRAAKTPEKRVASRITGEGQSVGNVTGDDWDRGDKVTGTEGASSRKRNPSRAGFMSAMPPMEIKRNEETEKPDFLITGSSGNTREGQLVTFSGGARG
- a CDS encoding TIGR04283 family arsenosugar biosynthesis glycosyltransferase; amino-acid sequence: MFKISIIIPTINEANNLPLLLSDLLTTYKEGEIIIVDCGSEDRTIDVANIYGAKVYRSNEKNRGLQLDIGAKNAKGEWLIFLHADTRLTHDWFRKINSVLKGDKNYIYYFKFKINHKKMIFRVLEILVNLRSKFFKQPYGDQGLIIHKTNYFKNNGFRKIPLMEDVDFLRRLKNKKDLKQLNLPIFISSRKWERTNIFLQALRNWNLRRRWLKGESIKSIYSDYYKNN
- a CDS encoding TIGR04282 family arsenosugar biosynthesis glycosyltransferase, with product MAKWHAFGRCKTRLSKDIGKSNSAKIQSVITKHTISVAKSLQKTKLIDISIAISGLGEKNCKRWSKQLGIKRFNLQGKGCLGEKMKRQIIINKKFCTQNKIKNIIFIGTDLPDLCHQDLLNTLRKLQHNDLILGPSNDGGYWLIGLSEKIMSSHLNLPFINIKWGSENVLKKTIDNFASIKLKYEFLDKKIDIDTIFDIENRN
- a CDS encoding 4a-hydroxytetrahydrobiopterin dehydratase, coding for MWNKRESPLRIEKRFQFDQYSKISKFMGEIEKLCKERDIYPNISFGKNFVSLSIFLENKEISEKEKNFSMYIDKLYLED
- the gloB gene encoding hydroxyacylglutathione hydrolase, translating into MEFNKAQNIIGLRVLNDNVIWLWVKDKSVVVIDPSVHEPVIRYIDENNLHLKAILQTHHHSDHIGGTKPLIERWQNVKVIASSKEKKRIPFQNVSVEDGETLNILGEEVKIIEVLGHTSSHIAFFLNGENPVLFIGDTLFSGGCGRIFEGTYQQMYSSLERIKSLPKDTLIYCAHEYTKSNILWALNLKPKDQDLKNKLSEVEKKLSLNKLTIPFLLDEEMKINLFLRAKNLEEFTFLRANKDLWV